In Phragmites australis chromosome 24, lpPhrAust1.1, whole genome shotgun sequence, the following are encoded in one genomic region:
- the LOC133906989 gene encoding uncharacterized protein LOC133906989 isoform X1, translating to MVPNGLLPNVAAGVTRRLDAERWAVAEERTAELIARIQPTPASEERRRTVADYVQRLIMGCLSCQVFTFGSVPLKTYLPDGDIDVTAFSNCDGLKDTWAITVRDTLEHEEKSENAEFRVREVQYIQAEVKIIKCLVENIVVDISFNQVGGLCTLCFLEEMDNLISQNHLFKRSIILIKAWCYYESRILGAHHGLISTYALETLVLYIFHVFNSSFAGPLEVLYQFLEFFSNFDWEKFCVSLLGPVPISSLPDMSVQPPRKDGGTLLLSKSLLDICSSKYAVMPSPHENQVQPFVSKHFNVVDPLRTSNNLGRSVSKGNFFRIRNAFAFGAKRLARLLECPREDLAVEVKQFFTNTWRRHGSGNRPDAPAQSPINQTVKVVPIEAPSSHRSTTTHKKKLENPTTCMDHDSLTEDSQNHHDPTTQLLKKGSVQYRNSPITVHSAAYPTQSQKICAVQSNTKVFGQLEKNSIPGESLLGERNQRVSKIHSGMNDRNGQSRLQFARTNSSPELTDSSVQGFPCSRCTRVAEVEKTSIAEYSSRRNSIILGVSGNHGNKFSQEKQVSSMNDSFDPSILVSDPSSVSSSNHEDICLAANEELASVSEAPDMLHKRSPEEHDPADLVDGFDRQVPLPVQIPSHLSVAPPPLMVSSGYPQRDLAGVLPPNFSFIGTPWLRNMQFVHGFVAPSMNHHVGSPTFAANSKDGNESERSATTGTNCDDGGNWHENSTGFSGNFNQEQVEPEMFNFKELSFSLHDIPCAPSQGQLKSSIEDSSETLRRKFSDLFHQVNGGINFGASNMRLVSSQASCGQTILNSSCGESTGMFLTSSQDTWAKIPAAVAPSSSLHSKTKTSWQFENTTEGIPSGLDGTKNSNAIPGVNSDFSGGIAGPISSEQSTSSQVTDDHVPLQVNMCNSVFTPFLIGPQQRQVDNSGLTFVPTGPPVPFVVYPFFPGRTDSSVSQFERYEGRDQFPLHMAFQNSSSHHDANQPDANIITPSGSVVADHDHKSDILNSDLSSHWKNLQYGRFCQNARPPAPVLYPFAMPPMYLPGHFPLDGPGRQPAHTFNLGQVRSPGQGVAPVIPLQLASERDSGVFQRYGEDAPRYRGGTGTYLPTPKVPFRDRQSGSRNYRGSYKSDRIDQNDKEGSWANSKQRNVGRNYGRSQSEKSGVRPDRQTSDVSQADRHWQHYKNDSYRREASGPSSVQNHSFGSTNSTHNAVNMACGVPSQSYTVSSGTSASSGSSMQPVVMVYSCDQSVNYGATSKPIEFGSFGAIPSDIKRSPHEVHANGFYEHRHVPYDGGSSRSSPDQLSPPRLRRALLNSAELQ from the exons ATGGTGCCGAACGGGCTGCTGCCCAATGTGGCGGCTGGGGTGACGCGGCGGCTGGACGCCGAGCGGTGGGCCGTCGCGGAGGAGCGCACGGCCGAGCTGATCGCGCGCATTCAGCCCACCCCGGCGTCCGAGGAGCGCCGCCGGACCGTCGCCGACTACGTGCAGCGGCTCATCATGGGGTGCCTCTCCTGTCAG GTTTTTACTTTCGGGTCAGTCCCGCTCAAGACTTACTTACCGGACGGTGATATTGATGTCACCGCTTTTAGTAACTGTGATGGATTAAAGGATACTTGGGCTATCACGGTTCGGGATACATTAGAACACGAGGAGAAAAGTGAGAATGCTGAATTTCGTGTCAGAGAAGTACAGTATATTCAGGCAGAG GTGAAGATTATTAAGTGTCTTGTGGAAAACATTGTTGTTGACATCTCATTTAACCAAGTTGGTGGTTTGTGTACACTTTGTTTCCTTGAAGAG ATGGACAACTTGATCAGTCAGAACCATTTGTTCAAGCGAAGTATCATACTGATAAAGGCCTGGTGTTACTACGAAAGTCGTATTCTTGGTGCTCATCATGGTCTTATATCAACATATGCCCTAGAGACTCTGGTTCTTTACATTTTTCATGTGTTCAACAGCTCTTTTGCTGGACCACTTGAG GTTTTGTACCAGTTCTTAGAGTTCTTTAGTAACTTTGATTGGGAGAAATTTTGTGTAAGCTTGTTGGGCCCAGTTCCTATAAGCTCTCTTCCAGACATGTCTG TGCAACCTCCAAGAAAGGATGGCGGCACATTGTTGCTCAGCAAATCCCTCCTAGACATTTGCAGTTCTAAATATGCAGTTATGCCTAGTCCTCATGAGAACCAGGTTCAGCCATTTGTTTCAAAGCACTTCAATGTAGTTGATCCTTTACGAACAAGCAATAACCTTGGAAGAAGTGTTAGCAAAG GTAACTTCTTTAGAATACGAAACGCCTTTGCCTTTGGCGCAAAAAGGTTGGCAAGATTACTTGAATGTCCAAGAGAAGATCTGGCTGTTGAAGTGAAACAATTCTTCACAAATACATGGAGAAGACATGGCAGTGGCAATCGTCCTGATGCACCTGCCCAGAGTCCGATTAATCAAACTGTGAAAGTTGTGCCTATTGAAGCTCCAAGCAGTCACAGGAGTACAACAACACACAAGAAAAAATTGGAAAATCCAACAACATGCATGGATCATGATAGTCTTACCGAAGATAGCCAAAACCATCATGACCCTACCACTCAGCTCCTAAAGAAAGGCAGTGTACAATATCGGAATTCACCAATAACAGTTCATTCTGCTGCTTATCCTACTCAGAGCCAGAAAATTTGTGCAGTGCAATCAAATACCAAGGTGTTTGGACAGCTGGAGAAAAACAGCATTCCTGGTGAATCTTTGCTGGGTGAAAGGAATCAAAGAGTATCAAAGATTCACTCCGGTATGAATGACAGGAATGGACAAAGCAGGCTTCAATTTGCTAGAACAAATTCTAGTCCTGAATTGACAGACTCTTCAGTTCAAGGTTTTCCTTGTAGCAGGTGCACTAGAGTAGCTGAAGTAGAAAAAACTTCAATTGCTGAGTACAGTAGCAGAAGAAATAGTATTATTCTAGGGGTATCTGGCAACCACGGCAACAAGTTTTCTCAGGAAAAGCAAGTGTCTTCCATGAATGATTCATTTGATCCTAGTATATTGGTATCAGATCCAAGTAGTGTTTCAAGCAGCAATCATGAAGATATATGTCTTGCTGCAAATGAAGAGCTTGCTTCAGTCTCAGAAGCACCGGATATGCTACATAAGAGAAGTCCAGAGGAACATGATCCGGCAGATCTGGTGGATGGCTTCGATAGACAGGTTCCTTTGCCAGTCCAAATACCATCTCATCTTTCTGTAGCGCCTCCCCCCCTGATGGTCTCATCAGGTTATCCTCAGAGAGATCTGGCAGGAGTTTTGCCACCAAATTTTTCATTTATTGGAACTCCATGGTTACGCAACATGCAGTTCGTTCATGGATTTGTTGCGCCATCTATGAATCATCATGTTGGTAGTCCTACTTTTGCAGCAAACTCCAAAGATGGAAATGAGAGTGAGAGGTCTGCTACAACTGGCACAAATTGTGATGATGGAGGTAATTGGCATGAGAATAGTACTGGATTCTCTGGAAACTTTAATCAAGAGCAAGTAGAACCTGAAATGTTTAACTTTAAGGAGCTTTCCTTTTCTCTTCATGATATACCTTGTGCCCCTTCTCAAGGACAGCTGAAATCTAGTATTGAGGATAGCAGTGAAACATTAAGAAGAAAATTTTCTGACCTGTTTCATCAAGTAAATGGAGGGATCAACTTTGGTGCCAGTAACATGAGATTAGTTTCTTCACAAGCAAGCTGTGGACAGACCATTCTAAATAGCTCATGTGGTGAATCGACTGGGATGTTCCtaacatcatcacaagatacaTGGGCTAAAATACCTGCTGCTGTAGCACCTTCCTCTTCCTTGCACAGCAAAACGAAGACCAGTTGGCAGTTTGAAAATACGACAGAGGGCATCCCATCAGGACTTGATGGAACTAAAAATAGCAATGCAATACCAGGTGTTAACAGTGATTTTTCTGGTGGAATAGCAGGCCCTATCTCTTCAGAACAATCAACTTCTAGTCAAGTCACGGATGATCATGTTCCATTACAAGTCAACATGTGCAATTCTGTGTTTACACCTTTTCTTATTGGTCCTCAGCAGAGACAAGTTGATAATTCTGGTTTGACATTTGTTCCAACAGGCCCACCAGTTCCTTTTGTTGTGTATCCATTTTTTCCTGGGAGGACTGATAGTTCTGTGTCCCAGTTTGAGAGATATGAAGGAAGGGATCAGTTTCCTCTCCACATGGCATTCCAAAACTCCAGTTCACATCATGATGCTAACCAACCTGATGCAAATATTATAACTCCATCAGGCAGTGTTGTAGCAGATCATGATCACAAGTCTGACATTTTGAACAGCGATTTGTCGAGCCATTGGAAAAATTTACAGTATGGAAGATTCTGCCAAAATGCACGCCCCCCTGCTCCTGTATTATACCCTTTTGCTATGCCACCTATGTACTTGCCAGGCCATTTTCCATTGGATGGCCCTGGAAGACAACCTGCACATACTTTTAATTTGGGACAAGTAAGGAGCCCTGGTCAAGGGGTAGCTCCTGTGATTCCTCTACAACTTGCTTCTGAAAGAGATTCTGGTGTTTTCCAGCGCTATGGAGAAGATGCACCAAGATATCGTGGTGGCACAGGGACCTACTTGCCAACTCCT AAGGTTCCATTTAGAGATAGGCAGTCAGGATCAAGAAACTACAGAGGGAGTTATAAAAGTGACAGAATTGATCAGAATGATAAAGAAGGAAGTTGGGCAAACTCAAAACAAAGAAATGTGGGGCGTAACTATGGGCGTAGTCAATCGGAGAAATCTGGCGTTAGGCCTGACAGACAGACATCTGATGTAAGTCAAGCTGATAGGCATTGGCAACACTACAAAAATGATTCGTACAGGCGAGAAGCTAGTGGTCCATCTAGTGTACAGAACCATTCATTTGGATCTACAAACTCTACGCACAATGCAGTAAACATGGCATGTGGGGTTCCTTCACAATCATACACTGTTTCCAGTGGAACCAGTGCTTCATCTGGATCTTCGATGCAACCAGTTGTCATGGTGTACTCCTGTGATCAATCTGTAAATTATGGTGCTACTAGTAAACCAATCGAATTTGGTTCATTTGGGGCTATCCCTAGTGACATAAAACGATCGCCACATGAAGTACATGCAAATGGATTTTATGAGCACAGGCATGTCCCATACGATGGTGGTTCCTCCCGATCGTCCCCTGACCAACTATCGCCGCCTCGCCTACGAAG AGCATTGCTGAACTCCGCTGAGCTCCAGTGA
- the LOC133906989 gene encoding uncharacterized protein LOC133906989 isoform X2, giving the protein MVPNGLLPNVAAGVTRRLDAERWAVAEERTAELIARIQPTPASEERRRTVADYVQRLIMGCLSCQVFTFGSVPLKTYLPDGDIDVTAFSNCDGLKDTWAITVRDTLEHEEKSENAEFRVREVQYIQAEVKIIKCLVENIVVDISFNQVGGLCTLCFLEEMDNLISQNHLFKRSIILIKAWCYYESRILGAHHGLISTYALETLVLYIFHVFNSSFAGPLEVLYQFLEFFSNFDWEKFCVSLLGPVPISSLPDMSVQPPRKDGGTLLLSKSLLDICSSKYAVMPSPHENQVQPFVSKHFNVVDPLRTSNNLGRSVSKGNFFRIRNAFAFGAKRLARLLECPREDLAVEVKQFFTNTWRRHGSGNRPDAPAQSPINQTVKVVPIEAPSSHRSTTTHKKKLENPTTCMDHDSLTEDSQNHHDPTTQLLKKGSVQYRNSPITVHSAAYPTQSQKICAVQSNTKVFGQLEKNSIPGESLLGERNQRVSKIHSGMNDRNGQSRLQFARTNSSPELTDSSVQGFPCSRCTRVAEVEKTSIAEYSSRRNSIILGVSGNHGNKFSQEKQVSSMNDSFDPSILVSDPSSVSSSNHEDICLAANEELASVSEAPDMLHKRSPEEHDPADLVDGFDRQVPLPVQIPSHLSVAPPPLMVSSGYPQRDLAGVLPPNFSFIGTPWLRNMQFVHGFVAPSMNHHVGSPTFAANSKDGNESERSATTGTNCDDGGNWHENSTGFSGNFNQEQVEPEMFNFKELSFSLHDIPCAPSQGQLKSSIEDSSETLRRKFSDLFHQVNGGINFGASNMRLVSSQASCGQTILNSSCGESTGMFLTSSQDTWAKIPAAVAPSSSLHSKTKTSWQFENTTEGIPSGLDGTKNSNAIPGVNSDFSGGIAGPISSEQSTSSQVTDDHVPLQVNMCNSVFTPFLIGPQQRQVDNSGLTFVPTGPPVPFVVYPFFPGRTDSSVSQFERYEGRDQFPLHMAFQNSSSHHDANQPDANIITPSGSVVADHDHKSDILNSDLSSHWKNLQYGRFCQNARPPAPVLYPFAMPPMYLPGHFPLDGPGRQPAHTFNLGQVRSPGQGVAPVIPLQLASERDSGVFQRYGEDAPRYRGGTGTYLPTPKVPFRDRQSGSRNYRGSYKSDRIDQNDKEGSWANSKQRNVGRNYGRSQSEKSGVRPDRQTSDVSQADRHWQHYKNDSYRREASGPSSVQNHSFGSTNSTHNAVNMACGVPSQSYTVSSGTSASSGSSMQPVVMVYSCDQSVNYGATSKPIEFGSFGAIPSDIKRSPHEVHANGFYEHRHVPYDGGSSRSSPDQLSPPRLRRS; this is encoded by the exons ATGGTGCCGAACGGGCTGCTGCCCAATGTGGCGGCTGGGGTGACGCGGCGGCTGGACGCCGAGCGGTGGGCCGTCGCGGAGGAGCGCACGGCCGAGCTGATCGCGCGCATTCAGCCCACCCCGGCGTCCGAGGAGCGCCGCCGGACCGTCGCCGACTACGTGCAGCGGCTCATCATGGGGTGCCTCTCCTGTCAG GTTTTTACTTTCGGGTCAGTCCCGCTCAAGACTTACTTACCGGACGGTGATATTGATGTCACCGCTTTTAGTAACTGTGATGGATTAAAGGATACTTGGGCTATCACGGTTCGGGATACATTAGAACACGAGGAGAAAAGTGAGAATGCTGAATTTCGTGTCAGAGAAGTACAGTATATTCAGGCAGAG GTGAAGATTATTAAGTGTCTTGTGGAAAACATTGTTGTTGACATCTCATTTAACCAAGTTGGTGGTTTGTGTACACTTTGTTTCCTTGAAGAG ATGGACAACTTGATCAGTCAGAACCATTTGTTCAAGCGAAGTATCATACTGATAAAGGCCTGGTGTTACTACGAAAGTCGTATTCTTGGTGCTCATCATGGTCTTATATCAACATATGCCCTAGAGACTCTGGTTCTTTACATTTTTCATGTGTTCAACAGCTCTTTTGCTGGACCACTTGAG GTTTTGTACCAGTTCTTAGAGTTCTTTAGTAACTTTGATTGGGAGAAATTTTGTGTAAGCTTGTTGGGCCCAGTTCCTATAAGCTCTCTTCCAGACATGTCTG TGCAACCTCCAAGAAAGGATGGCGGCACATTGTTGCTCAGCAAATCCCTCCTAGACATTTGCAGTTCTAAATATGCAGTTATGCCTAGTCCTCATGAGAACCAGGTTCAGCCATTTGTTTCAAAGCACTTCAATGTAGTTGATCCTTTACGAACAAGCAATAACCTTGGAAGAAGTGTTAGCAAAG GTAACTTCTTTAGAATACGAAACGCCTTTGCCTTTGGCGCAAAAAGGTTGGCAAGATTACTTGAATGTCCAAGAGAAGATCTGGCTGTTGAAGTGAAACAATTCTTCACAAATACATGGAGAAGACATGGCAGTGGCAATCGTCCTGATGCACCTGCCCAGAGTCCGATTAATCAAACTGTGAAAGTTGTGCCTATTGAAGCTCCAAGCAGTCACAGGAGTACAACAACACACAAGAAAAAATTGGAAAATCCAACAACATGCATGGATCATGATAGTCTTACCGAAGATAGCCAAAACCATCATGACCCTACCACTCAGCTCCTAAAGAAAGGCAGTGTACAATATCGGAATTCACCAATAACAGTTCATTCTGCTGCTTATCCTACTCAGAGCCAGAAAATTTGTGCAGTGCAATCAAATACCAAGGTGTTTGGACAGCTGGAGAAAAACAGCATTCCTGGTGAATCTTTGCTGGGTGAAAGGAATCAAAGAGTATCAAAGATTCACTCCGGTATGAATGACAGGAATGGACAAAGCAGGCTTCAATTTGCTAGAACAAATTCTAGTCCTGAATTGACAGACTCTTCAGTTCAAGGTTTTCCTTGTAGCAGGTGCACTAGAGTAGCTGAAGTAGAAAAAACTTCAATTGCTGAGTACAGTAGCAGAAGAAATAGTATTATTCTAGGGGTATCTGGCAACCACGGCAACAAGTTTTCTCAGGAAAAGCAAGTGTCTTCCATGAATGATTCATTTGATCCTAGTATATTGGTATCAGATCCAAGTAGTGTTTCAAGCAGCAATCATGAAGATATATGTCTTGCTGCAAATGAAGAGCTTGCTTCAGTCTCAGAAGCACCGGATATGCTACATAAGAGAAGTCCAGAGGAACATGATCCGGCAGATCTGGTGGATGGCTTCGATAGACAGGTTCCTTTGCCAGTCCAAATACCATCTCATCTTTCTGTAGCGCCTCCCCCCCTGATGGTCTCATCAGGTTATCCTCAGAGAGATCTGGCAGGAGTTTTGCCACCAAATTTTTCATTTATTGGAACTCCATGGTTACGCAACATGCAGTTCGTTCATGGATTTGTTGCGCCATCTATGAATCATCATGTTGGTAGTCCTACTTTTGCAGCAAACTCCAAAGATGGAAATGAGAGTGAGAGGTCTGCTACAACTGGCACAAATTGTGATGATGGAGGTAATTGGCATGAGAATAGTACTGGATTCTCTGGAAACTTTAATCAAGAGCAAGTAGAACCTGAAATGTTTAACTTTAAGGAGCTTTCCTTTTCTCTTCATGATATACCTTGTGCCCCTTCTCAAGGACAGCTGAAATCTAGTATTGAGGATAGCAGTGAAACATTAAGAAGAAAATTTTCTGACCTGTTTCATCAAGTAAATGGAGGGATCAACTTTGGTGCCAGTAACATGAGATTAGTTTCTTCACAAGCAAGCTGTGGACAGACCATTCTAAATAGCTCATGTGGTGAATCGACTGGGATGTTCCtaacatcatcacaagatacaTGGGCTAAAATACCTGCTGCTGTAGCACCTTCCTCTTCCTTGCACAGCAAAACGAAGACCAGTTGGCAGTTTGAAAATACGACAGAGGGCATCCCATCAGGACTTGATGGAACTAAAAATAGCAATGCAATACCAGGTGTTAACAGTGATTTTTCTGGTGGAATAGCAGGCCCTATCTCTTCAGAACAATCAACTTCTAGTCAAGTCACGGATGATCATGTTCCATTACAAGTCAACATGTGCAATTCTGTGTTTACACCTTTTCTTATTGGTCCTCAGCAGAGACAAGTTGATAATTCTGGTTTGACATTTGTTCCAACAGGCCCACCAGTTCCTTTTGTTGTGTATCCATTTTTTCCTGGGAGGACTGATAGTTCTGTGTCCCAGTTTGAGAGATATGAAGGAAGGGATCAGTTTCCTCTCCACATGGCATTCCAAAACTCCAGTTCACATCATGATGCTAACCAACCTGATGCAAATATTATAACTCCATCAGGCAGTGTTGTAGCAGATCATGATCACAAGTCTGACATTTTGAACAGCGATTTGTCGAGCCATTGGAAAAATTTACAGTATGGAAGATTCTGCCAAAATGCACGCCCCCCTGCTCCTGTATTATACCCTTTTGCTATGCCACCTATGTACTTGCCAGGCCATTTTCCATTGGATGGCCCTGGAAGACAACCTGCACATACTTTTAATTTGGGACAAGTAAGGAGCCCTGGTCAAGGGGTAGCTCCTGTGATTCCTCTACAACTTGCTTCTGAAAGAGATTCTGGTGTTTTCCAGCGCTATGGAGAAGATGCACCAAGATATCGTGGTGGCACAGGGACCTACTTGCCAACTCCT AAGGTTCCATTTAGAGATAGGCAGTCAGGATCAAGAAACTACAGAGGGAGTTATAAAAGTGACAGAATTGATCAGAATGATAAAGAAGGAAGTTGGGCAAACTCAAAACAAAGAAATGTGGGGCGTAACTATGGGCGTAGTCAATCGGAGAAATCTGGCGTTAGGCCTGACAGACAGACATCTGATGTAAGTCAAGCTGATAGGCATTGGCAACACTACAAAAATGATTCGTACAGGCGAGAAGCTAGTGGTCCATCTAGTGTACAGAACCATTCATTTGGATCTACAAACTCTACGCACAATGCAGTAAACATGGCATGTGGGGTTCCTTCACAATCATACACTGTTTCCAGTGGAACCAGTGCTTCATCTGGATCTTCGATGCAACCAGTTGTCATGGTGTACTCCTGTGATCAATCTGTAAATTATGGTGCTACTAGTAAACCAATCGAATTTGGTTCATTTGGGGCTATCCCTAGTGACATAAAACGATCGCCACATGAAGTACATGCAAATGGATTTTATGAGCACAGGCATGTCCCATACGATGGTGGTTCCTCCCGATCGTCCCCTGACCAACTATCGCCGCCTCGCCTACGAAG GAGTTGA